In Candidatus Cloacimonadota bacterium, one genomic interval encodes:
- the pheS gene encoding phenylalanine--tRNA ligase subunit alpha: protein MESELRELLEQLKHEIAAAQNEYELNNAKSHALGKKSLLTELMKKLGTLPPEERPLFGKAINDVKREIESLIENRAQEILNQQYQQTIQQDKVDLTLPGFIPEKGNLHPLTLIWRKIEDIFISLGFDVVEGPDIDDEYHNFDALNTPPDHPARNEMDTFYLKQSTESTPNNRLLLRSQTSTVQVRTMDQHRPPLKVISIGRCYRNDKPDASHSPFFHQCEGLAVAKGITFGDLRSILNSFAVKMFGKEIKSRFRPHFFPFTEPSAEFDLICFNCYGKGCNICKNSGWLEIGGAGMVDPNVFSMLNIDPEIYSGYAFGLGIDRITMLKYQLPDIRLLFENDLRFLQQFS from the coding sequence GTGGAAAGTGAACTGAGAGAATTACTGGAACAGCTCAAACACGAGATAGCAGCAGCTCAGAATGAATACGAACTAAATAATGCCAAATCGCACGCATTAGGCAAGAAAAGTTTATTAACCGAGTTAATGAAGAAACTCGGTACTCTTCCACCTGAAGAGAGACCACTTTTTGGTAAGGCAATAAATGATGTAAAGCGTGAGATCGAGAGTCTGATAGAGAATAGAGCTCAAGAGATTCTTAATCAGCAATACCAGCAAACTATCCAACAAGATAAGGTTGATCTGACACTCCCGGGGTTTATTCCGGAAAAAGGTAATTTGCATCCATTAACCTTGATCTGGCGTAAAATTGAGGATATTTTCATCAGTTTGGGATTTGATGTTGTAGAAGGTCCGGATATAGATGATGAATATCATAACTTCGACGCCTTAAATACCCCACCGGATCATCCCGCCAGAAATGAGATGGATACCTTTTATCTTAAACAATCTACTGAGAGTACCCCCAATAATAGACTATTGCTACGCAGCCAGACTTCAACGGTTCAAGTGCGCACTATGGATCAACACCGTCCACCATTAAAGGTTATCTCAATTGGCAGATGCTATAGAAATGATAAACCGGATGCTTCTCATTCACCATTTTTTCATCAATGTGAAGGATTGGCAGTAGCTAAAGGTATTACCTTTGGAGACTTACGAAGCATTCTTAATAGCTTTGCGGTTAAGATGTTCGGAAAAGAGATCAAATCACGCTTTCGTCCTCATTTTTTCCCATTTACGGAACCAAGCGCAGAATTTGATCTGATCTGTTTCAACTGTTATGGCAAGGGTTGTAATATCTGTAAGAACAGCGGCTGGTTGGAAATTGGTGGTGCCGGGATGGTAGATCCAAACGTCTTTTCGATGTTGAACATAGACCCTGAGATCTACAGCGGTTACGCCTTTGGCTTGGGTATTGACCGCATAACTATGCTCAAGTATCAACTACCCGACATCAGATTATTGTTTGAGAATGATCTTCGCTTCTTACAGCAATTTTCATAA
- the pheT gene encoding phenylalanine--tRNA ligase subunit beta, producing the protein MIFSYNWLREFVELPQDPSELAKIMTFGGIEVEGYHSPAEQLKEIIIVKIVKVEKHPDADKLHVCLIDTGSTTKQVICGAPNCQQDMLTAYAPVGVKLGNRTIERVNIRSVESEGMLCSESELGISEDHSGILSLPQDAPLGKDLRSYLDISDTIFEVEITPNRPDLLGILGLARDVAALTKKALHLPDRFPTDGYIYPPGFLSTITADNVPFNLTNEATNLCPRYIAQVITGVKVKESPNWLKRKLMAVGITPINNIVDITNYVMMEFGHPLHAFDYSLLEGKQIRVRRAQKGETISALDHKDYVLLEDDLVIADGTKPVAIAGIIGGKNSAISPATHTIVLEAANFSNLSIRHTAARLKINTDSSYRFERNLSDETVALISQRAADLITELCQGEVVVLRDSYPSPNPITEIGLRAKRANELLTTELSNHDIWEYLRPLGLIANNISNQKDCETISEEQTITFTIPPYRKDLAREIDLIEEIIRLHGYNNIPEKPERETITDLDWFYTKREIADYLVHNGFYEAINSSFSEPAILKTLALAEDDYRTPYFELINPLGASFSIMRTSLLPGLLKNVQFNLSNGQTDIKLFELGKVFLKQDDKPAERYFLAGAVVGNINKLHWKYKTDRSSIFAVKGYVEGLVSLITDNQVIFQPTEMKYYQQESAIDILVNGQKVGNLGKFDPLLAKKLEIENALFLFDIDISQILQCGIKKSPVYQEINRYPAVIRDISFIIDKKFEHQSIDNTIRSADRDVIKNITLIDEFTGKNIQAGYRSLTYSIIFNSNQGTLTDEFVNNSLQEIKSRLEKEYKIEMR; encoded by the coding sequence ATGATTTTCAGTTATAACTGGCTAAGAGAGTTTGTTGAATTACCGCAAGATCCGTCTGAATTAGCCAAAATAATGACCTTCGGTGGGATCGAAGTAGAAGGTTATCACTCTCCAGCTGAGCAGTTAAAAGAGATTATTATCGTTAAAATAGTTAAAGTTGAGAAACATCCCGATGCAGATAAGCTTCATGTTTGCTTGATTGATACCGGTTCAACAACAAAACAGGTCATTTGTGGTGCCCCTAACTGTCAGCAGGACATGTTAACTGCCTATGCTCCTGTCGGGGTGAAGTTAGGTAACAGAACAATAGAAAGAGTCAACATCCGCAGTGTTGAATCAGAAGGAATGCTCTGTTCAGAGAGCGAGTTAGGTATTTCGGAAGATCATTCAGGGATCTTATCCCTACCCCAAGATGCCCCATTAGGAAAAGATCTGCGTAGTTATTTAGATATTTCTGATACCATTTTCGAAGTGGAGATAACACCTAATCGTCCAGATTTATTGGGTATCTTAGGTTTAGCCAGAGATGTAGCTGCTCTTACAAAAAAGGCACTTCACCTTCCTGATAGATTTCCTACTGATGGATATATATACCCTCCGGGATTTTTATCAACCATAACAGCCGATAATGTTCCCTTTAATCTGACAAATGAAGCGACAAACCTATGCCCACGCTATATCGCTCAAGTGATAACCGGAGTAAAAGTAAAAGAATCTCCTAATTGGCTGAAGAGAAAATTAATGGCAGTAGGGATAACTCCCATCAACAACATAGTTGATATAACGAATTATGTTATGATGGAGTTTGGACATCCTCTGCATGCTTTTGATTATTCACTCTTAGAAGGCAAGCAGATCAGAGTCAGAAGAGCTCAGAAAGGTGAAACTATTTCTGCTCTTGATCATAAAGATTATGTATTGTTAGAAGATGATTTAGTTATAGCTGATGGTACTAAACCGGTAGCCATAGCCGGAATTATCGGCGGTAAGAACAGTGCTATTTCCCCTGCAACACATACAATAGTTTTAGAGGCGGCGAATTTCTCTAATTTATCCATTCGGCATACTGCTGCCCGGTTGAAGATCAACACAGACTCTTCATATCGCTTCGAACGTAATTTATCTGATGAAACTGTAGCTTTGATCAGTCAAAGAGCTGCCGATCTGATTACTGAACTCTGCCAAGGGGAAGTCGTTGTGCTTAGAGATTCTTATCCGTCACCCAACCCGATCACAGAGATCGGATTAAGGGCAAAAAGAGCTAATGAGCTTCTGACTACTGAGTTATCAAATCATGACATTTGGGAGTATCTGAGACCTTTAGGATTAATTGCCAATAACATCTCTAATCAGAAAGATTGCGAGACGATCTCTGAAGAACAAACCATTACTTTCACTATTCCCCCTTATCGAAAGGATTTAGCAAGAGAAATTGATTTGATCGAAGAGATCATTCGTCTTCATGGTTATAACAACATCCCGGAGAAACCGGAAAGAGAGACTATAACCGATCTGGATTGGTTCTATACAAAAAGAGAGATTGCTGATTATCTTGTTCATAATGGGTTTTATGAAGCTATAAATTCTTCTTTTTCAGAACCGGCTATCCTAAAAACTTTGGCATTAGCTGAAGATGATTATCGTACCCCTTATTTTGAGTTGATCAATCCTTTGGGAGCAAGTTTTTCTATAATGAGAACCTCTCTCTTGCCGGGTTTGTTAAAGAATGTGCAGTTCAATCTCTCGAATGGGCAAACCGATATCAAACTCTTTGAACTGGGAAAAGTATTCTTAAAACAAGATGATAAACCTGCAGAGCGATACTTCTTAGCCGGAGCAGTTGTTGGCAATATCAATAAACTTCATTGGAAATACAAGACAGACAGATCAAGCATCTTTGCCGTGAAAGGTTATGTTGAAGGACTTGTATCACTGATAACGGATAATCAGGTAATATTCCAACCTACCGAGATGAAATATTATCAGCAAGAATCTGCTATTGATATATTAGTTAACGGACAGAAAGTTGGTAATCTTGGTAAATTCGATCCTCTATTGGCAAAGAAACTGGAGATCGAAAATGCTCTCTTTCTCTTTGACATTGATATTTCTCAAATCCTACAATGTGGAATAAAAAAATCGCCGGTCTATCAGGAAATAAACAGATATCCTGCAGTAATACGAGATATCTCATTCATTATAGATAAGAAGTTTGAACATCAGAGTATTGATAATACTATAAGATCTGCGGATAGAGATGTAATTAAGAATATTACTCTCATTGATGAATTCACAGGTAAGAATATTCAGGCTGGATACCGTAGTTTAACATACAGTATCATCTTTAACTCAAATCAAGGGACTCTAACCGACGAGTTCGTTAACAACTCGCTGCAAGAGATCAAAAGCAGATTAGAAAAAGAATATAAGATAGAAATGAGGTAA
- the rpmI gene encoding 50S ribosomal protein L35 has translation MPKMKSRKGAVKRFKMSATGKIKREHAYLGHILTKKTRKRKRQLRQAGYVVAADVPRVRKMISS, from the coding sequence ATGCCTAAGATGAAATCGAGAAAAGGTGCTGTTAAACGTTTTAAGATGTCAGCCACCGGTAAGATCAAGCGTGAACATGCATATTTAGGGCATATCTTAACAAAGAAAACCAGGAAGCGTAAACGACAATTACGACAAGCCGGTTATGTTGTAGCAGCAGATGTACCCCGTGTTAGAAAAATGATAAGTTCATAA
- the infC gene encoding translation initiation factor IF-3: MKKRIRRCYIIRIRKGKAKLKIEVPKERINEQISATKVRLISADGKQVGIVDLDRALQMADDAELDLVEIAPGADPPVCKIMRFDKYYYNKEKGVREAKKRQHVVQLKEIKMGPNTEEHDFEFKKRNAIKFLKQQNKVKFTIRFKGRQIAHKDLGYHLLERLIEDLKDYAEVDTKPTEEARTISMIMVARKDIANAEEESTA; the protein is encoded by the coding sequence ATGAAAAAGCGTATAAGGAGGTGTTATATAATACGCATAAGAAAAGGTAAGGCAAAATTAAAGATCGAGGTACCTAAGGAGAGGATAAATGAACAGATATCCGCTACTAAGGTACGACTCATTAGTGCCGATGGTAAACAAGTTGGAATTGTAGATCTTGACAGAGCTTTGCAAATGGCAGACGATGCCGAACTTGATTTAGTAGAAATTGCTCCCGGAGCTGATCCTCCGGTGTGCAAGATAATGCGATTCGACAAATATTATTACAACAAAGAGAAGGGTGTTAGAGAAGCTAAAAAACGACAACATGTAGTACAACTAAAAGAGATCAAAATGGGTCCTAATACCGAAGAACATGATTTCGAGTTTAAGAAACGTAATGCCATTAAGTTCTTGAAACAGCAGAACAAGGTAAAATTCACCATCCGTTTTAAAGGACGACAAATTGCTCATAAAGATTTGGGTTATCATCTTTTAGAACGTCTGATCGAAGATTTAAAGGATTATGCTGAGGTAGATACAAAACCGACTGAGGAAGCGAGAACAATATCCATGATCATGGTAGCTCGCAAAGATATTGCTAATGCCGAAGAAGAGTCAACAGCATAG
- the rplT gene encoding 50S ribosomal protein L20, which yields MSRAVNNVAAKKRRKKYLKAAKGYFGARSRQYRVARQAVEKGWLYAYRDRKNRKREFRKLWILRINAAARLNGLTYSAFINGLNKANVDIDRKALAFLAMNDPDAFVKLCDLVKSNAN from the coding sequence ATGTCACGTGCAGTAAATAATGTAGCAGCTAAAAAACGTAGAAAGAAATATTTAAAAGCAGCCAAAGGATATTTTGGAGCTCGCAGCCGTCAATATCGAGTAGCTCGTCAAGCAGTAGAAAAGGGTTGGCTCTATGCATATCGCGATCGCAAAAATCGAAAACGGGAATTCCGTAAATTATGGATTCTTAGAATCAATGCCGCAGCTCGCTTAAACGGACTTACATATAGTGCCTTTATTAATGGCTTAAATAAAGCTAATGTAGATATTGATCGCAAAGCACTTGCTTTTTTAGCAATGAACGATCCGGATGCTTTTGTTAAATTATGTGATTTAGTGAAATCTAATGCTAATTAA